A region of the Candidatus Neomarinimicrobiota bacterium genome:
ACTGACGCCACAGACAAGTTTGAGACTGCCTCGGCCGTGATCATCGCGGAGGAGGACGAGGCCGTCCTCACAGCTCTTACACTCCAACTTGTCGACAAGGGTTGGGAGGTCGCAACCGCTGATACGACAACTCAGGCTTGGGAAACATACAGCGATCATTCAGTCGGCATCGTGCTGGTGGGCGTGGGGGCTGACGTCGAGGATTGGCTCGCTCTTGCACGCAAGCTGAGGGAGCGTGCCCCCGAACTTATTATCATTCTGATGACTGGCTACGCAGCTCTTGATGCCGCCCAGGACGAACTCTACAAAGCGGCCAACGATATCCTTGTCAAGCCGGTGCGCGTCGACCCATTGATCACCAGCATCAGGCGGATTCAGTGGGAACAGGCCCTGATCCGCGAGAACCAGGAGCTGCGGCAGGCAATTGCTAAAATGGAGTCCACCCAAGGTTCTGGGGCCGCCGCTCAGGATAGGTCGACGGTCATACCTGAAAAAGGGATCGCGCCGGCCGCAATGGGAAGTAGGCTGGCCGGCCAGCAGTCGCCGGGCTCAGACGTCATCGCCAGCTACGAGCAGCATGCGGTTGCCACCCCCACCGATGCCGAGCCGGAGACCGAACTTCCACCTGCCGGCAGTGATAGTCAGTCAGCGGAAGCAACCTAGCCCCATGGCCACCCAGCAGCAACCAGAGCCAGTAAGCTTGGACGACGTCATCCAGCAGTTCCGAGTCGCTGCTGCCGAGGTACAGTCAGCCTATCACCAGCTGGAGCAGGAACTGCTCATGCCTGCGAGCGACACCTGGGACCCCGAGCCGGTGCCCACCGGACTGGCACTCCCCAATCTGGCGCCCCTCTATTTGATGGGGACGCTGGTGAGCGGCTTATCAAAGGCATCAATGGTGGTCAATCAGGACTTGGAAACCATTTCGGCTAATGCGGACGCCCAGCGGGAGTTTGCGCTGGAGGAGGGCGCAGTGCTCAAAGATATTCTCGACCCCGGCTCCGTGGAGACCCTCCAGCAGCTCCTAGATCAGGCCGCCTCCAAAAGTGCGGTTGAACTGAAAGTTAAGGCCGGGGCCTCGGCAGGGATTTACGATTGCATTTACCTGGACAATCCCATCGAAAAAGGCCGCATGCTGTTACTGGTGGCCCAAGACCTGGAGCTGGATCACCTTCGGGAGGTGGAGGACCGGATTCTTAAAAATCTCACCGGCACGCTCGTCCATGAAATCCGCACCCCCCTTACGTCGATGCAGGGCTTTGCCGAGCTGCTGCTTCAGGTGCAGAACCTTGACCCACAGGAGAGCAACAAGCTGAGCATCATTCGTGGCGGCATTGACCGGCTAAACCTGTTGGCCTCCGCCCTTGGTACGGTGTTTCATGAGACCGTGGAACCCCACTGGATCAAGGTGGATGTGCACCCTTTCCTGGAGCACCTTGTAGCGGACTACGCACAAGACCGGTCCCTGCCGGATCAGACCATTAAACTGGAGGGTGGCGAACAGGACTTACAGCTGGTCACCGACCCCGAACTGCTCAAATTGGCGCTTGAGCAGATTCTCGACAACGCCGTCGAAGCTGTGGAAAAGCCCGCACGGGGTGACATCCACGTCGTGCTGCGGCAGAACGAGAAAGAGGCCCGGATCAGCGTCACAAATCCGAGCAAGGGGTTTGACGCAGGAGCTGGCTCCGACTGGTGGGTGCCGTTCTACACGACTAAATCCGGCCATCTCGGTCTGGGCCTGGCACGGGTCCGCAGGATCCTCGAAACCCTCGGGGGCAAGTCCGAGGTTGGTGCTAACGATAGCGGGGAAGTAGAAGTTGGCCTCACGCTACCCATTTGAGCCCTGCACTCAGCGTCTCAGGCAAGTAGTTGAAGCTTTCACAGGCACATGCGGCAGGCTCGTTCATGCCTGTTCCTGGAACGGTAAACAACGGAGGTAATGAA
Encoded here:
- a CDS encoding response regulator is translated as MTDATDKFETASAVIIAEEDEAVLTALTLQLVDKGWEVATADTTTQAWETYSDHSVGIVLVGVGADVEDWLALARKLRERAPELIIILMTGYAALDAAQDELYKAANDILVKPVRVDPLITSIRRIQWEQALIRENQELRQAIAKMESTQGSGAAAQDRSTVIPEKGIAPAAMGSRLAGQQSPGSDVIASYEQHAVATPTDAEPETELPPAGSDSQSAEAT
- a CDS encoding HAMP domain-containing histidine kinase, whose product is MATQQQPEPVSLDDVIQQFRVAAAEVQSAYHQLEQELLMPASDTWDPEPVPTGLALPNLAPLYLMGTLVSGLSKASMVVNQDLETISANADAQREFALEEGAVLKDILDPGSVETLQQLLDQAASKSAVELKVKAGASAGIYDCIYLDNPIEKGRMLLLVAQDLELDHLREVEDRILKNLTGTLVHEIRTPLTSMQGFAELLLQVQNLDPQESNKLSIIRGGIDRLNLLASALGTVFHETVEPHWIKVDVHPFLEHLVADYAQDRSLPDQTIKLEGGEQDLQLVTDPELLKLALEQILDNAVEAVEKPARGDIHVVLRQNEKEARISVTNPSKGFDAGAGSDWWVPFYTTKSGHLGLGLARVRRILETLGGKSEVGANDSGEVEVGLTLPI